The Skermanella rosea sequence TCGGCTTCGTACCGATCCAACGAGCCGTCCCAAAGAAAGTCCGTGCCGATGTAGAGCTGGGCGTCCCAACCATGGCTGACGACATGGATGGCGTCGTAACCAGTGTGAGTCCGTGACCATTCCGCCATCTGCGCGAGACCGCTCTTGGTCCCATCCAGCAGCACCACCTCCACGCCCGCGCTTACGCCGTCGGCCAACACCTGCCAGTCGGCAACGCTGGTGTCGATGAATGCAACCTCCGTCCGTCCGCCGTTGGTCGTCGCGTCCGCTTCACGAATCACTTGATAGCCATTCCCGGACGCTTGAGCGGTCGGTATGGGAGTCCCGCCCGACTCGGCCGCCTGCGCCGCCGCGTCTAGAAGCTGCTGGTCCACCGGCTGCTCGGCGGCATCGAACAGCGGATCGGCGCCTGCATCCTGCGCCGCCGCATCGACCGCCGTCGCCACACCCGCCGCGTCGAACATGAAGCGCGGTTCCAGCGCCAGGGCCATGCTGGCCGCCGGTTGTCCAGCCCGGAGCGCGCCATCGGCAGTTTCGCTCTTCAACCGGTCGAGCAGCCTGCGGAAACCGGCACGTTCCTGGCGGCGGATCAGATCGTCGGGCATGATGGCGGTGTCCCTGGGCAGCACAGATTTGGTTACGTTTCCACCGTGTCGGCGGAAGCGGTACGCTTTTCGCGTTACGTCGAAAGCGTATAATGCCCGTTCTTGTGTGTTGAATCAACCAACCTCAGCCCGACGGTTGCATTGGCAACACACATGGGTCGGCCTTGGCCGTAGGGCGAACCTTGACCTACCGGCAAACCCCGGATTTCGCGTCGGGCGAGTACCGCCCTTTTTCCCTATTGCACCAGGGAAAAGCACAAGCATATGCTGCCATATGCCATCTCCATGATCATTGAGGTGAAAAATGCAACCCGCTTCGCGGCATGTCCGCCTTTTCCGGAATGGCCGGAATCAGGCGGTCAGAATACCAGTCGAGTTTGAACTGCCCGGCGACGAGGCCATCATGCACCGTGACGGCAACAGGCTGGTTCTTGAACCAGTGCCGAGGCATGGACTTCTCGCCCTTCTCGCCACATGGGAACCTTTGGACGAAGAGTTTCCCGAGGTCACCGACGAACCGGTGAAACCCGAGGACGTATTTTGACCGCACCCCTGTACATGCTCGACACGAACATCGTTTCCGACCTGATCAGGAACCCGGCCGGCAAAGCCGCCCATCGCATCATGTCGGTTGGCGACAAGGCCCTCTGCACAAGCATCGTCGTCGCGGGGGAGCTTCGATACGGTTGTGCAAGAAAGTCTTCGCCCAAGTTGACCCGGAAGGTCGACGAAATCCTGAGCGTGATACCGGTGCTGCCATTCGACGTGCCGGCCGATGCCGACTACGGCAGAATAAGGTGCGAGTTGGAGCAGGCCGGCCTGTCGATCGGGGGGAACGACCTGCTGATCGCCGCACATGCGATGGTGCTTGGGCTGACCCTGGTTACCGCCAATACACGGGAATTCTCGCGGGTATCGGGCCTGCGGGTTGAGAACTGGCTGGAATGATGACGGGAGAGACGCCGACGGTACACCCGCGATTCCCGCGGACGTGACCGTAGTTGCGCCCATGGCGCAACACACCGCATCCACGCCCGCCGGCCGCCGCAGCGCCGGTGCGGCTGTTGCGCCATGGGCGCAACCTACGACGCCAGCGCCGATGCGGCTACGACTCGGGCCGGTATCACCGGTAGGTTGCGCCCATGGCGCAACACAGCGCGTCCGCGCCCGCCGGTCGCCGCAGCGCCGGTGCGGCTGTTGCGCCATGGGCGCAACCTACCGGCGGTGGATGCTTGAGTAGGGCCAATCGTTGGGGTCGGATACCAGGCCGTGCTTGACCGGGTTCCAATGGATGTATGCCATGCAATGCTCGTGATCGGCATCGTCGCGGATCCGGTGCTCCCAGAAACGGCGCTGCCAAACCGCCTGCTCGTTGCGTCTCGTCCGGGCACCCGGCGGGTCGGGACGTAGATGCGGGGGAAGCAGAGCGGTAAAGCGGCCCTTGATCGCGCCCCACCGCGTGGAATAGTCCGAATCGCCCGCCGGCAACGTCCATATCATGTGCAAATGGTCCGGCAGGACGACGCTTGCCTCGATTCGGAACGGACGGTGGCTCTTCACGATGCGGAAAGCCGCGCGCAGCCAGCCGACCGTCGCCGGATCATCGAACAGCGGTCGCCGCCCATAGGTCACCACGGTGAAGAAGTACGACCCGCCCGGGGTCCGATCGCGCCGGTATTCCATGCCGGCGGCATAGCACGCCATCGCATGCCGGCCACCGCGACACCTTCGCCTCGGGTTCGTAGGGTGCGCCCATAGTGCAACATCATGCACCCGCGGCCGGTCCCGGCGGACGATCACGAGGACCGGCCGTTCCGCGTCAGGCGAACTCCGCCAGGTATTGCTGGATCGGCTTGGTGCAGGCGACCGGGATCAGGGGGACATAGGAAATCTCCCGCCCGTCCTCGCTCGTCAGGTGGTAGATGCCCGGGGAAAGCCGCTCCTCCGACGGATTGGCAAAGGTCAGGGTGAACGGGATATTGGCGGTTTCAAGATCCTCCTCCCCCTCCCTGATGCGGATCAACCGCAATTCCACCGGCCGCGGGATCGCCGCGGCGGTGAAAACATTGCCCACCTGTTTCTTGAAATAATCGATATCGACCGGATCCCAACCACTCATCGAAGCTACCCAATCGGCGTTTTGGTCAAAGCTGACCAATGTACCTATATCGAATGGACTAATCTTTCGTTAAGGGCCCGGGCCGCTGCGACCCGGAATGCCGACGGATGCCGCCCGAGCGCTTCCGAGTCGAGGCATCCCCCCTCTCCGGCGGCCACACCTCGCCGGTTCCATCTCTCCCGCACCCTGCGGACCGGCATACCACCGTACCTTGGATTGGTCGTAAAGCTCCGCATACCTCTCGAAAAGCGCATAGTGCGATATCGATTCATCCATCGAGTGTTTTTGTCAATGCAATCCGCGCGGGATTTCGGGTAGCCATGGCTGAGGTCCTAAGCCTTTCGGACGAACCGAAGCAAATCCGGTTCTTCGATGGTCCAGGGCCGAGCGGGGGAAACGGCGGCCCCCCGCGGGGGTAGCCCCGGAATGTTTCGCCATCGCACCAGGAAGGAAGAGTCGAAGATGTCCGATCCGTATTTGGGCACGATCATGCCGGTCGCGTTCCAGTTCGCCCCGCAGGACTGGTCCACGTGTCAGGGGCAGAACTATCAGGTCAGCCAGTACAGCGCCCTGTATTCGCTGCTCGGCAACACCTTCGGCGGCAACGGCAGCCAGAACTTCAATCTGCCGGACCTGACGGGCCGGACCATCATCGGCCAGGGCATTCTGAGCCTCAATGGCGTGAACACCCCGTACAACACCGGCGTCAAGGGCGGGTCCGTCACCGCGACGCTGACCACGGCCAACGTTCCGCTGGCGGCGCATACCCATCCGGTGAGCGGGACGGCCTCCGGTTCGGTGACCATCAACGGGACCCAGGGTCCGGCGACCGAAGCCGGGCCGAGCACCGGCAACGTGCTGGCGACCGCCAGCTACGAGGACCCCGGCACCTTTGCCGTCAGCCCCGTCAAGATCTACGGCCCGGCCAGCGGCGGTGCCGCAGCCCCCATCGGCACCGGCACCGTTTCTCTCAGCGGCGTGACGGTTGGCGCCAACACCCCGACCGGCGCGACGCCGTTCAACATCCGGGAGCCCTACCTGCCCCTGTACTACATCATCGCGATCAACGGTCTCTATCCGACCCGTCCGTGATCCGACGTTGCCGGGCCGCCGCTCTCCGTGGGGACGCGGCGGCCCGGAAGCGCTCAGTTGAAGGCCACGTGGTAGCCCATGCCGTTCTCCTCCCGGTCGGGCGTCAGGCTCGGGATGATGTGGAAGCCGAGGACTCCCGTGCCCTCCGCCTCGACCTCGTAGAACCCTTCCACCAGCAGCGGATCGGCCGGCCCGCGGAACTGGAGCGTCAGCGGCTTGCGGAACCTGGGGTGCGACGCCCCCTTGCTGGGATCATAGGCGCCGGTCAGCCGCAGCTTGAAGTCGGGCGGCACGTCCGGGTGGAGGATCGAGAACTCCTTGCCGATCCACGGCGTGAAAACCTCCAGGGTGAAGATGTCGGGAGCGGCGGTCGCTTCGGTCATGTCATGGCTCTTTCCGGAAGTGTAACGTTCCGGCATTATACTCCGGACGGCCTATGACTCCAGCTTTCCGACTTACCTCCTCCAGAAGGCGTTCCGCATGATCCGCGACGGCGACCGCATCCTGACCACCCGGCCCGGGTTGACCCTGCGGCCCGAGCATCCGGACGACGAGGCGCTCCTCTTCCGCATCTTCGTCGCGTCCAAGGCGCTGGATTTCGACGACATGCCCATGCCGCAGCACCAGAAGGATTTCCTGCTGCGCCAGCTGCATGTCTCGCAGCTCTACAATTGGCGGCATCTTTACCCGGACCTGGAGCAGTGGATCATCGAATGCGACGGCGAGCCGGTCGGCCGCCTGATCTTCTCCAACCCGCCGGACCAGATCCTGCTCCACGACCTCGCGATGCTGCCGGGGCGCAAGGGCGTGGGCGGCGGCCGGATCGTGATCAGGGACGTGATCTTCGCCGAGGCGGTCCGCTGCGGGAAGGTCGCGCGGGCCTCCGTGGCGCCCCACAATCCGGCGCGCAGGCTCTATGCCCGGCTGGGCGTGACCGAGCTTCCGATGACGCCCGACTCGCCGATGATCCCGCTGGAATGGCTGCCCCCGGCGCTGCGCCGGCCGGCCTCCGCGCCCGTCAGTTGTGGATGATCTGGTATTCCTGCATCGGTCCGCTGGACTGGATCGGCGCCATGAAGACCTGCCGGAACTCCCGCCCGCTCTCGCTCTTGAAATCGTAGGTGCCTTCCAGCAGCAGCGTGTCGCGCGGGCTGGCGAAGATCAGCGAGAAGGGAATGCGGAAATCGCGGAGCGTCGGCACGCCTTCCTTCAGGCGGATCAGCTTGATCCTGACCGGCTTGGGCACGGTATCCACCCAGAACATGTTGCCGACCTCGCTTCGGAAGGTCTCGACCGTCAGCGACCCGAATACCACCATGACCAGCGCACTCCACGTTCTCCATAAGTATTACCACTAACCGCATGGAGCCGGGCAGTAAAGTGATAAATCTCCGCTGCCGACGACCCGGACCTTCGG is a genomic window containing:
- a CDS encoding antitoxin, with the translated sequence MPGDEAIMHRDGNRLVLEPVPRHGLLALLATWEPLDEEFPEVTDEPVKPEDVF
- a CDS encoding type II toxin-antitoxin system VapC family toxin → MTAPLYMLDTNIVSDLIRNPAGKAAHRIMSVGDKALCTSIVVAGELRYGCARKSSPKLTRKVDEILSVIPVLPFDVPADADYGRIRCELEQAGLSIGGNDLLIAAHAMVLGLTLVTANTREFSRVSGLRVENWLE
- a CDS encoding REP-associated tyrosine transposase, giving the protein MEYRRDRTPGGSYFFTVVTYGRRPLFDDPATVGWLRAAFRIVKSHRPFRIEASVVLPDHLHMIWTLPAGDSDYSTRWGAIKGRFTALLPPHLRPDPPGARTRRNEQAVWQRRFWEHRIRDDADHEHCMAYIHWNPVKHGLVSDPNDWPYSSIHRR
- a CDS encoding DUF6916 family protein, producing MVSFDQNADWVASMSGWDPVDIDYFKKQVGNVFTAAAIPRPVELRLIRIREGEEDLETANIPFTLTFANPSEERLSPGIYHLTSEDGREISYVPLIPVACTKPIQQYLAEFA
- a CDS encoding phage tail protein, whose translation is MSDPYLGTIMPVAFQFAPQDWSTCQGQNYQVSQYSALYSLLGNTFGGNGSQNFNLPDLTGRTIIGQGILSLNGVNTPYNTGVKGGSVTATLTTANVPLAAHTHPVSGTASGSVTINGTQGPATEAGPSTGNVLATASYEDPGTFAVSPVKIYGPASGGAAAPIGTGTVSLSGVTVGANTPTGATPFNIREPYLPLYYIIAINGLYPTRP
- a CDS encoding DUF6916 family protein → MTEATAAPDIFTLEVFTPWIGKEFSILHPDVPPDFKLRLTGAYDPSKGASHPRFRKPLTLQFRGPADPLLVEGFYEVEAEGTGVLGFHIIPSLTPDREENGMGYHVAFN
- a CDS encoding GNAT family N-acetyltransferase, encoding MIRDGDRILTTRPGLTLRPEHPDDEALLFRIFVASKALDFDDMPMPQHQKDFLLRQLHVSQLYNWRHLYPDLEQWIIECDGEPVGRLIFSNPPDQILLHDLAMLPGRKGVGGGRIVIRDVIFAEAVRCGKVARASVAPHNPARRLYARLGVTELPMTPDSPMIPLEWLPPALRRPASAPVSCG
- a CDS encoding DUF6916 family protein gives rise to the protein MVVFGSLTVETFRSEVGNMFWVDTVPKPVRIKLIRLKEGVPTLRDFRIPFSLIFASPRDTLLLEGTYDFKSESGREFRQVFMAPIQSSGPMQEYQIIHN